AAGTTGCAGAGGTAATGGTATGATCTCCCCTTGCTCCGGCAACTGTTTTCCTACCTCAGCCTGTCTCCCCCTGCATTATGAAGTTTAACATCCTTACCCAGCTTTGGAGATGGAGTGACCTCCCCCTTTGCAGTCATGATCCAGAGGATGCCGATGTTTTATACAGAAGTTTCCATGGCATTGGTTACAAACAAGCTTCATCATCTCTTTCCTTTTGCAACCTTCTTTTAAGCACTTGTTTGTGAAAATCTAAAAATGTAGTACAGGACAGTTGCTTTAGTTCAAGCAGCAAATACTTCACACATTACTTGCAAATTAATTTTCTAATCTGACCAAGATTGCATCCAGGCCTCTAAGTTAGATTTACCTGAAATTGAGAGCAGTTTGAGGAGAGAAGATTGTTCCAGCTCCTTGAATTCAGAGTTAAATATTCTCTACTGCTTACTAGGCAAAAATAAAAGCCTAGTGCAGAGCAAGAGTCCGTTTTGGTCTTGGCAATAATACTAAGTAGTGCTTGCTGAAGTCAGAGGTACTAGATTGTTTGGGTACTGAAAGCCTTTAACTTGGTCACCAGTTCAAACCAAACTGGTCAGGAAAGGCTGATGAACAGATCGAATCATCATTTGCTGGTCTGCAGTGTAGATGGTCCTCTACCCACTAATTGGACTAATGCTCAGATCTTGATCAGTACCATCAGGCAAAGAATTAGTGAGTTTAGGGATCTCTTCTATGAGTCTTCCAGAAGAAGACTGAGGCCTGGTGGCAGGGTAGGTAAGTGAGCTTGCATTGCTGCTGCCTTTGTCATAGTGTTGTGCAGTTAGGCGGCTTATCTAAATTGATGCTTATGGAGATCTCAAAGGGAATTTCCTTACCCTCTGTTTCCGCTGAGTAGGATCATATTTGCAGTCCCTGTCCATGTGTGCTCCAACTACAATGTCTGGCATCTCTCCTCTTCTCACTGGGATGGGAGTGTTACATAAAGGACATACTGGAACCTGCACATCCTGAAGACAATGAAGTTATTGGATTAGAAATGGGACAAAGCAAGATTTCAAAAGGAAGACAGCTCAGACTTCCATCCCTGGACTttgaagagggagaaaaaattcTCAACTGAGTGACCCTCCATTCCTATACAAAGTTCTCTTCAGAACTTCCAGCACATCCACTTCAGCAgtgctggattctccatttcCAGTTACTACAGGAAGTCCATGTCAACATCATTGTAGTTAGAGCTAACCAGCTACAATTAAGTCCCATCTAATTTGCTTTTAGATCATTTTCAAATCTGAGCACACTTTCCTTGTCAATCTGGTTTCTTCCCTAGCCCTAATTGTGCTAGTCCTTTTGTTGAGTTTCTGGATATGGCATACAATTGTGGTTCTAGAACCACAAGCAACTGCAGCAAGAGAATATAGGTGACAAGAGTTTGAAGACTGCACAAGAACAGCACATTTGTTAGCTACATTAGATGACTTGTCAAGTCAGATTCTGGACCTAGATAAGCTGAAGTGTTTATTTCAAATAAGGCTGTACTTATTCTGGACAGTAGTTCTGCATTTGCTAGAATGCACATTTGAGAACTCTTGACCCAAATTCCAGTTCTCATACTGACCCAAGTTATCACTAATCAAACTTTTTCCATCCATCAAATATTCTTGTCATTTTCTTTTCTGTAGTTTCATGTTCATGAACTCTTATCAAGTTAAGGTTTTGAGAACTCACTGAACCCTCAACTGGTAGCCACTGCATTGCTgaagatatcagaggggtagctgtgttagtctggatctgtaaaagcagcaaagaatcctgtggcaccttatagactaacagacgttttgcagcatgagctttcgtgggcaaatgcatccgaagaagtgggtattcgcccacgaaagctcatgctgcaaaacgtctgttagtctataaggtgccacaggattctttgctgcttttgctgaAGATGTAAGGCATTGCATCTGCACTCTTTATGGAAGCGCAATTTAAGTGAAGGGTGCAATCAGGTTTGCTACAGCTTAGAGTTTTACCATTTGAACCATTTACCATTTGaacttttaaatttaattgtaAACTAAACCCAAGTCTACTGGGAACAGAAGACCCAGCAAAGCAGGCTACAAGAAACTCCTAATCAGGTTTCAAAGTTGGCTTTCATCACAGCTAGAGAATTCCTTAAGTGCAAGCATTTGGAATTACTATTAGACACTTACCTTCTTATATGAAGAGGTACATTTGTGTTGGTCATATGTGATATGATTTTTACAGAAAACTTCCTCACATGCATCACATTTTAAAGGAAGGAAATCTGTAAGAAGCAGAAAACATGCCTGCAAGTCATAAATGGGGAAGACAGACATTTACCTTTTAAAGTATTACTAAAACAGTCATTGTGAGTAAATTCCTCATGCATTAAGTAGGTAATACCCAAGCAGGTATCTGGTTACTCAGAATCCAAGACATCTTGGAATGGCCTAAACTAGTTCCATGTGAAGATGTACATTTCAGTGAGCAACAGGGAGAAGAGCTAGCTTCTCTCAATTTGAGAGTGCTAGGGTAGCCTCACTTCTGCCTTTTAATTCACAAATTACTTGCAAGACATGTTAAACCACCAATACAGTGAGACAAACTGCCCTGTCCCCTCTCTCACCACCACAACAGCAGCTAATGGTTCAGGAGGCATATTAGTCAGAGGCACCAAGTACCCTCCCA
The nucleotide sequence above comes from Mauremys reevesii isolate NIE-2019 linkage group 10, ASM1616193v1, whole genome shotgun sequence. Encoded proteins:
- the ZFAND2A gene encoding AN1-type zinc finger protein 2A isoform X2; this translates as MEFPDLGKHCSEKTCKQLDFLPLKCDACEEVFCKNHITYDQHKCTSSYKKDVQVPVCPLCNTPIPVRRGEMPDIVVGAHMDRDCKYDPTQRKQRIFTNKCLKEGCKRKEMMKLVCNQCHGNFCIKHRHPLDHDCKGGGHSISKAGYAAIMRASESNFRPTGSNKISSNWYLERNRC
- the ZFAND2A gene encoding AN1-type zinc finger protein 2A isoform X1 — protein: MEFPDLGKHCSEKTCKQLDFLPLKCDACEEVFCKNHITYDQHKCTSSYKKDVQVPVCPLCNTPIPVRRGEMPDIVVGAHMDRDCKYDPTQRKQRIFTNKCLKEGCKRKEMMKLVCNQCHGNFCIKHRHPLDHDCKGGGHSISKAGYAAIMRASESNFRPTGSNKISSNWYLERNRYKLKYGYEIVKTR